Sequence from the Elusimicrobiota bacterium genome:
AATACCCGACGATAACTTTCTGATAAGCCCGGCTTTTAGCATCAACTTCTGCGAGATTGTGTCCGCATCTGATGGTGTTTCTTTAACTGTTGGGATGAACGCTTGCGAGTATTTCATTTTGGCGTCTGTTCTGCGATTTCAGGTAGATATTTTTTTACAAGTCGCATCATTTCGTCGTCGGATATACCGATTGTCCGTTCGGCTTCATACTGGGTATCAATCCATTCTTTGATTTTTACAACACCGGGGTCATTTTTGTCAACTTTAACTTTTAAGTGATGACTTATCCAATATACAATCCCTGCGATACCTGATTTATCAGTAATCCCGACGGAGACAGGTCTTTTTAGGATTTTATTAGTATCAAAAATATTATAAATCTCTTCATCTTTTAGAAGTCCGTCTGCGTGAATTCCTGCACGGGTAACATTAAAGTTTTTGCCGATATATGGCTGATTTGGCGGAATCTGATACCCGATTTCTTTCTCAAAATAATCTGCAATTTCCGAGATAACTGTCGTGTCCATTCCATTAGCATCGCCTCTGAATGCGATATATTCAATAACCAGCGCTTCCGTCGGCGTGTTACCTGTTCGTTCACCGATACCCAAAAGTGAGCCGTTAGCAGCCGAGCAACCATAAAGCCATGCACCAATCGCATTTGTTAATGCGCGATAAAAATCGTTATGCCCGTGCCATTCCAGCCATTCCGATGGCACACCGGCAAATTTCGTCAAGCCATACATTATACCGTTGACAGAACGTGGCATAGAGACACCGGGATATGTAACACCATAGCCGAGCGTATCGCAGGCGCGGATTTTTACTGGCATATTTGCCTGTTTAGCCAGTTTCATCAATTCCTGAGCAAACGGCACTACAAACCCATAGAAGTCAGCCCGTGTAATATCTTCAAAATGGCATCGTGGAATTATTTTTTCGTCAAGCGCACAGTGAACAATATCCAGATACATATTCATCGTTTCTTTTCGTGTTTTTTTAAGTTTAAGAAAAATATGGTAGTCGGAAACGGATGTTAGAATCCCTGTTTCTTTAAGCCCTAATGCTTTAACAAGTTTGAAATCGTCTTTGTGCGCTCTTATCCAGCCGGTAATTTCCGGATATTTATAGCCAAGTTCAAGACATTTTCTTATTGCTTCTTTATCCTTATCAGAATACAAGAAAAATTCCGACTGTCTGATGACACCATTAGGACCTGAAAGACGATGAAGCATTTTATAAATATTCACAATCTGTTCTACCAAGTAGGGAGGACGGGACTGCTGTCCATCGCGGAATGTTGTATCGGTAATCCAAATCTCATCTGCCGGACTCATCGGCATAACACGCCAGTTGAACGAAATTTTTGGCACTTCACCGTAAGGAAAAATATCACGATAAAGGTTCGGTTCTTTAACATCCTGCAGTTCATATTTGTACTCGTCCTGCTCTAATGTTTTTGTTCGCTTGTTAAATTTTAGCATAAAACACCTCGTTTTTGAGTTTGGGTAATGTCAAATTTAACCACAGAAACACGGAAACACTGAAAAATGTCATTCCCGAATGACTCTATCGGGAATCCATTTCCGACGGACATAGTAGATTCACGCTTTCGCGGGAATGACATCGTGTGGGGTTTTTTAACAGTTTTATTATACTAAAAAATAAAAAAATTGCAAATAAAAAATGGCTGGTAGGTAATGTATAATATTTTGTGTAAGTTTGGAAAGAAGAGATTTGAACTTTGAGGTTCAAACCTTGAAAAAATAAAAAAAAGGGTTATCCTCTATAGAGTTGTTAATTCTAAAAAAGGATAACCTGATGCAGATATTAGCAGATGAGTTGGCAAAAGTCAAGGGTTTGGATAGGGCGGAGTGGGAGAAATGGGATGATGTAAAGACGGAGGAACAATTCTGGGGTGATTTGAAGTTAGAAACGCATGAAAATGGGGACGGAGGAAATTATTTTGTTCATTCTACAGTTTTTTACTAAAAATCTGCAATCTGTAATCTGCAATCTGTAATCGTTTTTCCCTTTTCTCTTTTTTCTTTATCCTTTAACCTGCCTTTTCTGGTCTCGGACCTTTCCTGCCACCGAGTTTTCTTGGTGGTATCCCGTATCGCTGCATCTCTTCTGAGAATTTGCCTAATTTTGACTCCAGATAACTTACCACTTTACCAAAAAACAGGCGGTCTTCGTGGTCTTGCTTTTCTAACTCTTCGGTAAGTGTTTGCTGTGCAGTCTTTGCTGCCTCCTGCTTGGCATCAAGTGTTTTCCGCTTTGAGAGCCGTTCTGCACATTCTTTTGCAAACTCCTTCTCCTTCGCATCCGTCTTCCCGCCTTCCGTCAACCCTGCTGAAAGTCCCTCTAATGCATCTGTAACAT
This genomic interval carries:
- a CDS encoding 2-isopropylmalate synthase, whose translation is MLKFNKRTKTLEQDEYKYELQDVKEPNLYRDIFPYGEVPKISFNWRVMPMSPADEIWITDTTFRDGQQSRPPYLVEQIVNIYKMLHRLSGPNGVIRQSEFFLYSDKDKEAIRKCLELGYKYPEITGWIRAHKDDFKLVKALGLKETGILTSVSDYHIFLKLKKTRKETMNMYLDIVHCALDEKIIPRCHFEDITRADFYGFVVPFAQELMKLAKQANMPVKIRACDTLGYGVTYPGVSMPRSVNGIMYGLTKFAGVPSEWLEWHGHNDFYRALTNAIGAWLYGCSAANGSLLGIGERTGNTPTEALVIEYIAFRGDANGMDTTVISEIADYFEKEIGYQIPPNQPYIGKNFNVTRAGIHADGLLKDEEIYNIFDTNKILKRPVSVGITDKSGIAGIVYWISHHLKVKVDKNDPGVVKIKEWIDTQYEAERTIGISDDEMMRLVKKYLPEIAEQTPK